A window from Chrysemys picta bellii isolate R12L10 chromosome 20, ASM1138683v2, whole genome shotgun sequence encodes these proteins:
- the LOC101947092 gene encoding free fatty acid receptor 2-like isoform X1: MATGAEKMSSNVYIPLVLTVYIFTFLTGLPSNLLAFYTFLVKVRQKPTPVDILLLNLTVSDIFLLIFLPFKMAEAASGMVWPLPAFLCPLTNYFYYNSIYISSFFLMAVSVDRYLGVAFPIKYKLRRRPAYAIATSVVFWLIICAHCSIVYIVQYEVLSPNGTATSKNVSNCYEHFSPTQRQILLPVRLEFFVVLFCLPFAVTIFCYVNLVRILVALPNISARRKQRAVGLALVTLFNFIVCFAPYNLSHVVGFVQKKSPSWRVYALLLSTLNAALDPAIFYFSSTAVQRAFANCLATLWHKLNTILSRCHLPCLTHCGEGGSELKAASKNVIEESTT, translated from the exons ATGGCTACGG GAGCTGAGAAGATGAGTTCAAATGTTTACATCCCGCTGGTTCTCACTGTCTACATCTTCACCTTCCTGACCGGCCTCCCGTCCAACCTTCTGGCCTTCTACACCTTCCTGGTGAAGGTCCGCCAAAAACCCACCCCCGTCGACATCCTTCTCCTCAACCTCACTGTTTCCGACatcttcctcctcatcttcctccccTTCAAGATGGCGGAGGCTGCCTCAGGCATGGTGTGGCCCTTGCCTGCTTTCCTCTGCCCACTCACCAACTACTTTTACTACAACAGCATCTACATCAGCTCCTTCTTCCTCATGGCCGTCAGCGTTGATCGCTACCTGGGGGTGGCCTTTCCCATCAAGTACAAGCTCCGGCGCCGTCCAGCATATGCTATCGCCACCTCCGTGGTCTTCTGGTTGATCATCTGCGCCCACTGCAGCATCGTCTACATTGTCCAATACGAGGTCCTGAGCCCCAATGGGACTGCGACTTCCAAAAACGTGTCCAACTGCTATGAACATTTCTCCCCTACGCAGCGCCAGATCCTGCTCCCTGTCCGTCTGGAGTTCTTCGTCGTCCTCTTCTGCCTTCCCTTCGCCGTCACCATCTTCTGCTACGTCAACCTCGTCCGCATCCTGGTGGCCTTGCCCAACATCTCGGCCCGGAGGAAGCAGCGGGCCGTAGGCCTGGCTCTGGTTACCTTGTTCAACTTCATAGTCTGTTTCGCCCCCTACAACCTGTCCCACGTGGTGGGCTTTGTCCAGAAGAAGAGCCCCTCCTGGAGGGTGTACGCTCTTCTCCTCAGCACGCTCAATGCCGCCTTGGACCCCGCCATCTTCTATTTCTCCTCCACTGCCGTCCAAAGGGCCTTCGCCAACTGCCTGGCCACCCTGTGGCATAAACTTAACACCATCTTGTCCCGGTGCCATCTCCCCTGCTTGACTCACTGCGGAGAAGGGGGCAGCGAGTTGAAGGCAGCCAGTAAGAACGTGATTGAGGAGTCGACGACTTGA
- the LOC101947092 gene encoding free fatty acid receptor 2-like isoform X2, with the protein MSSNVYIPLVLTVYIFTFLTGLPSNLLAFYTFLVKVRQKPTPVDILLLNLTVSDIFLLIFLPFKMAEAASGMVWPLPAFLCPLTNYFYYNSIYISSFFLMAVSVDRYLGVAFPIKYKLRRRPAYAIATSVVFWLIICAHCSIVYIVQYEVLSPNGTATSKNVSNCYEHFSPTQRQILLPVRLEFFVVLFCLPFAVTIFCYVNLVRILVALPNISARRKQRAVGLALVTLFNFIVCFAPYNLSHVVGFVQKKSPSWRVYALLLSTLNAALDPAIFYFSSTAVQRAFANCLATLWHKLNTILSRCHLPCLTHCGEGGSELKAASKNVIEESTT; encoded by the coding sequence ATGAGTTCAAATGTTTACATCCCGCTGGTTCTCACTGTCTACATCTTCACCTTCCTGACCGGCCTCCCGTCCAACCTTCTGGCCTTCTACACCTTCCTGGTGAAGGTCCGCCAAAAACCCACCCCCGTCGACATCCTTCTCCTCAACCTCACTGTTTCCGACatcttcctcctcatcttcctccccTTCAAGATGGCGGAGGCTGCCTCAGGCATGGTGTGGCCCTTGCCTGCTTTCCTCTGCCCACTCACCAACTACTTTTACTACAACAGCATCTACATCAGCTCCTTCTTCCTCATGGCCGTCAGCGTTGATCGCTACCTGGGGGTGGCCTTTCCCATCAAGTACAAGCTCCGGCGCCGTCCAGCATATGCTATCGCCACCTCCGTGGTCTTCTGGTTGATCATCTGCGCCCACTGCAGCATCGTCTACATTGTCCAATACGAGGTCCTGAGCCCCAATGGGACTGCGACTTCCAAAAACGTGTCCAACTGCTATGAACATTTCTCCCCTACGCAGCGCCAGATCCTGCTCCCTGTCCGTCTGGAGTTCTTCGTCGTCCTCTTCTGCCTTCCCTTCGCCGTCACCATCTTCTGCTACGTCAACCTCGTCCGCATCCTGGTGGCCTTGCCCAACATCTCGGCCCGGAGGAAGCAGCGGGCCGTAGGCCTGGCTCTGGTTACCTTGTTCAACTTCATAGTCTGTTTCGCCCCCTACAACCTGTCCCACGTGGTGGGCTTTGTCCAGAAGAAGAGCCCCTCCTGGAGGGTGTACGCTCTTCTCCTCAGCACGCTCAATGCCGCCTTGGACCCCGCCATCTTCTATTTCTCCTCCACTGCCGTCCAAAGGGCCTTCGCCAACTGCCTGGCCACCCTGTGGCATAAACTTAACACCATCTTGTCCCGGTGCCATCTCCCCTGCTTGACTCACTGCGGAGAAGGGGGCAGCGAGTTGAAGGCAGCCAGTAAGAACGTGATTGAGGAGTCGACGACTTGA